The Deltaproteobacteria bacterium genome includes the window CGCGGCTTCGCCGCGCCGGGCCCCGCTTAGTAACTTCCGTCGATGTAGCGGCGCAGGGACTCGACGTCGGCGGAGCGCTCTTCGAGCTCGCCGAAGAGCAGGTCGCGGATCGAGAGCATGTCGACGAGCGCGCCGTGCTGGACCACCGGCAGGTGGCGGCAGCCGATGCCGACCATCTTGCGCACGGCCAGCGCGCGCTCGTCGCTCGGTGACGCGGTCAGCGGCCCGGGAGTCATGACCTCGCCGATCTGCGTCTTGTCGGGCGAGCGGTTCAGCCAGACGACCCGGCGGATCACGTCGCGCTCGCTGAAGATGCCGACGAGGTGGCCGTCCTCGACGACCGGGACCGCGCCGACCTTGCGCGTGGCCATGATCGCGACCGCGTCGGCGACCATCTGGTGCGGGCTCACGATGTGCATCACCGGTGAGCGCCTTTCCAAGAGCTGAGCGATCAGGCCCATGGGCAGCCTCCTCTTCTGGCTCGCCTGAATTCTCCACGAGTTCGCCCGAAACTTCAACGAATTCTTGCGAGTACGCCTGCGAGCTCGGAGACCTCCGCGGGCTCGAGCCACTCGCGCAGAGGCTCGAGCGTCGCGCCGTCGAGCGCGCCCGGCGCGATCGGACGCGCAAGCGAGAGCGACTCGAGCTGGCGGCTGGCGAGCTCCGCGAGCGCAGGCCTGATCTGCGTGGCCAGGTCGAGCCCGCCCGGCGCGAGGACGACCCGGCTCTGCACTCGCTTTGCGAGGTCGATCTCGAGCGCGAAGAGCTCGCGCACCGGGCCGGCCTCGAGCCCGAGCGCCCGCGCGCGCGAAGCGACGTCCGCCAGCACACGGGCCTCCTGCTCCGGGTCCGCGATCGGCCGGCCGTTCTCCCGCTTCCAGGCGCCGACGGCGGGCATGTACGCGAGCCGTCGCGCGATCAGGTCGATCAGGCGATCGGCCTCGGCCAGCGGACGCGCGACGCCGAACCAGCGCTCGCGAAGCTTCGCGAGCTCGGGCTCGCGCGCGCGGCTGAACGCGTCGAGCGCGGGGCCGAGCTCGGCCTCGTGCGCGGGCGCGACCCACCAGACCTTGCGGTCGCGCGCCGGCTCGCAGTGCCTCGCGTCGCTCGCGCGCGCGAAGGCCGCGAGCTCGAAGCTGTCGGTCACGATCGCCTCGACCGCCCCGCTCGCCAGCCGCTCGGGAAGCGATAGGTTCGCGTCGACCGTCTCGATGCGCGC containing:
- a CDS encoding CBS domain-containing protein, with amino-acid sequence MGLIAQLLERRSPVMHIVSPHQMVADAVAIMATRKVGAVPVVEDGHLVGIFSERDVIRRVVWLNRSPDKTQIGEVMTPGPLTASPSDERALAVRKMVGIGCRHLPVVQHGALVDMLSIRDLLFGELEERSADVESLRRYIDGSY
- a CDS encoding transporter substrate-binding domain-containing protein — translated: MRARRLACAALLLCAGAVLARADAARAPLRVGTSGDYAPFSKDGQGFDVDTARLLAASLGRELELVPFRWPELEARVRRGDFDVAMSGVTWRPERDVTGRMSLVVAIGGPCWIGASTPKSVAVNRGGVLERFARAHFPGARIETVDANLSLPERLASGAVEAIVTDSFELAAFARASDARHCEPARDRKVWWVAPAHEAELGPALDAFSRAREPELAKLRERWFGVARPLAEADRLIDLIARRLAYMPAVGAWKRENGRPIADPEQEARVLADVASRARALGLEAGPVRELFALEIDLAKRVQSRVVLAPGGLDLATQIRPALAELASRQLESLSLARPIAPGALDGATLEPLREWLEPAEVSELAGVLARIR